In a single window of the Callithrix jacchus isolate 240 chromosome 1, calJac240_pri, whole genome shotgun sequence genome:
- the ZNF483 gene encoding zinc finger protein 483 has translation MTAISPDPQTLASTEQNVVPGMVTSGEQETILRGDATDAECLRQRFRWFCYSEVAGPRKALNQLWELCTQWLRPDIHTKEQILELLVFEQFLTILPGEIRIWVKSQHPESSEEVVTLIEDLTQMLEEKEDIVSQDSVSQEENSKENKVVAICPNTESCESITLNDVAVNFSRGEWKKLEPFQKELYKEVLLENFRNLEFLDFPVSKLELISQLKWVELSWLLEKEVSKGCQPDESALDKIIERCLRDDDDGLMEEFQKYCGISEEEHGNQGNSKGKVTQKKTVGKGSRGEEFDPDKSPFGRNFKEPSDLMKHLRVYLRKKSRKYNESKKPFSFHSDLVLNRKEKTAGEKLRKCNDSGKVLSHSSALTEHQKRQKIHLGDRSQKCSKCGIIFIRRSTLSRRKIPMCEKCRKDSCQEAALNKGEGNETGEKTHKCSKCGKAFGYSASLTKHRRIHTGEKPYMCNECGKAFSDSSSLTPHHRTHSGEKPFKCDDCGKGFTLSAHLIKHQRIHTGEKPYKCKDCGRPFSDSSSLIQHQRIHTGEKPYTCNNCGKSFSHSSSLSKHQRIHTGEKPYKCGECGKAFRQNSCLTRHQRIHTGEKPYLCNDCGMTFSHFTSVIYHQRLHSGEKPYKCNQCEKAFPTHSLLSRHQRIHTGVKPYKCKECGKNFSQSSSLNEHHRIHTGEKPYECNYCGATFSRSSILVEHLKIHTGRREYECNECEKTFKSNSGLIRHRGFHSAE, from the exons ATGACAGCCATCTCACCAGACCCTCAAACTCTGGCCTCGACTGAACAAAATGTGGTCCCAGGAATGGTTACATCTGGGGAGCAAGAAACTATTTTAAGAGGAGATGCTACTGATGCAGAgtgtttgagacagaggtttAGATGGTTTTGTTATTCAGAAGTAGCCGGACCCAGGAAAGCTCTGAATCAACTCTGGGAGCTCTGCACTCAGTGGCTGAGACCAGACATTCATACGAAAGAACAGATTTTAGAGCTTTTGGTGTTTGAGCAGTTCCTGACCATTTTGCCTGGAGAGATCAGGATTTGGGTAAAGTCACAACATCCTGAGAGTAGTGAGGAGGTGGTGACCCTAATAGAAGATTTGACCCAGATGCTTGAAGAAAAAGAAG ATATCGTCTCTCAAGATTCTGTTTCCCAAGAGGAGAACTCAAAAGAGAATAAAGTGGTCGCTATTTGTCCCAATACTGAGTCCTGT GAATCTATAACATTGAATGATGTAGCTGTGAATTTTTCAAGAGGAGAGTGGAAGAAGCTGGAGCCTTTTCAAAAGGAGCTATATAAGGAAGTGCTACTGGAAAACTTCAGGAACCTAGAATTTCTGG ACTTTCCAGTTTCAAAATTAGAGTTGATTTCTCAGCTGAAGTGGGTTGAATTGTCATGGCTGCTGGAAAAAGAAGTCTCAAAAGGCTGCCAGCCAG atGAATCAGCTTTagataaaataatagaaagatgCCTcagggatgatgatgatggcttGATGGAAGAATTCCAGAAATATTGTGGCATATCAGAGGAGGAGCATGGTAATCAGGgaaattcaaaaggaaaagtCACACAAAAGAAAACTGTTGGTAAAGGCAGTAGGGGTGAGGAATTTGACCCAGATAAAAGCCCCTTTGGACGTAATTTCAAAGAACCTTCAGACTTAATGAAACATCTGAGAGTCTACTTGAGGAAGAAATCTCGAAAGTATAATGAAAGCAAGAAACCCTTCAGTTTTCATTCAGACCTTGTTCTGAACCGCAAGGAGAAAACTGCTGGAGAAAAGTTACGGAAATGTAATGACAGTGGGAAAGTCTTAAGTCACTCTTCAGCTCTTACAGAGCATCAGAAACGTCAGAAGATTCATTTGGGGGATAGGTCCCAAAAATGCAGTAAGTGTGGGATAATCTTTATTCGGAGGTCAACTCTTTCTAGGAGAAAAATCCCTATGTGTGAGAAATGTCGGAAAGATTCATGTCAAGAAGCAGCCTTAAATAAAGGTGAGGGAAATGAAACTGGAGAAAAAACTCATAAATGTAGTAAGTGTGGAAAAGCCTTTGGCTATAGTGCCTCACTCACAAAACATcggagaattcacactggagaaaagccCTATATGTGTAATGAGTGTGGAAAAGCTTTTAGTGATAGTTCATCGCTCACACCACATCATAGAACTCATAGTGGAGAGAAACCCTTCAAATGTGATGATTGTGGGAAAGGTTTCACCCTAAGTGCTCACCTCATtaaacatcagagaattcatactggagaaaaacctTATAAATGTAAAGACTGTGGGAGACCCTTCAGTGACAGTTCATCTCTTATTCAACATCAgcgaattcatactggagaaaaaccctatACGTGTAACAATTGTGGAAAATCCTTCAGTCATAGCTCATCCCTTTCcaaacatcagagaattcatactggagagaaaccctataaatgtggtgaatgtggaaaagcctttagACAGAATTCATGCCTTACCCGgcatcagagaattcacactggagaaaaaccaTATTTGTGTAATGATTGCGGAATGACTTTTAGCCATTTTACATCTGTCATTTATCATCAAAGACTTCATTCTGGAGAAAAACCGTACAAATGTAACCAATGTGAGAAAGCCTTCCCAACCCATTCACTCCTTAGTCgtcatcagagaattcatactggtgtaaaaccttataaatgtaaagaatgtgggaagAACTTCAGTCAGAGTTCATCTCTTAATGAGCACCACcgaattcatacaggagagaaaccttatgaatgtaaCTACTGTGGCGCAACCTTTAGTCGAAGCTCAATCCTTGTAGAACACCTAAAAATTCATACTGGAAGGAGAGAATATGAATGTAACGAATGTGAGAAGACATTTAAAAGTAATTCAGGCCTCATTAGACATCGGGGATTTCATTCTGCAGAGTAA